A genomic region of Nymphaea colorata isolate Beijing-Zhang1983 chromosome 2, ASM883128v2, whole genome shotgun sequence contains the following coding sequences:
- the LOC116248441 gene encoding asparagine--tRNA ligase, cytoplasmic 1-like has product MAQEEGTAAASVVDSAAASVVDSAAASVVDSAAAAHSSEIQEEVSVPGVESCKYSRRVALRAILSRPDGGLGLVGHRVVIGGWVKSGKVQKKDTPAPSSSSTDGICSLILQSRLPNCLRSIIRALAGGRQVSFNRLDGLVREEVQDLTGFVRLQVNDGSCASNLQVVFDSSMVPLGQVTSRGSCILAEGVLQTATEPGKQKLELKLEKILHVGVVDPMTYPFTKTKMPLDFLRNYSHFRSRTTVAASVARIRNAAACATQIFFQNHGFLYVHTPIITTSNAQGGSAVFQVTTLLSEAENMELKAVGDYGQAEVEAAKASLKEKSDRIEELKRSDSNKETLAVAVQDLQKTQQLTSEMEARLRLESVFEYKDGKLNFAKDFFSQKAFLTSSAQLHLESYACALGNVYTCGPTFQAEKDQAAKCLAETWMVEAELAFTVLEETMTCAEDYLKFLCQWILDNCLDDIKLLSGRTKKRNLEFLRLAASSVYERITYINAIELLKKGNFKIDYGMQLGDEHERYLTDETFKKPVILYNYPKELTQFHTRINDDGKTAAAFNILLPKGQVLIKGSQREERFEAINERFQELGLPKEPYEWYLDLRRHGTVKHSGFSLGFDKMVQFATGLDDARDVIPFPRFHGKIKN; this is encoded by the exons ATGGCACAAGAAGAAGGAACCGCTGCTGCTTCTGTGGTTGATTCGGCTGCTGCTTCTGTGGTTGATTCAGCTGCTGCTTCTGTGGTTGATTCAGCTGCTGCAGCCCATAGCAGCGAAATTCAGGAAGAAGTGAGTGTCCCTGGAGTAGAATCGTGTAAATACTCAAGAAGGGTCGCTTTACGTGCCATTCTAAGCCGGCCTGATGGGGGGTTGGGCTTGGTTGGGCATAGGGTTGTCATTGGTGGGTGGGTGAAATCTGGTAAGGTGCAAAAAAAGGATACCCCTGCGCCTTCTTCATCTTCTACGGATGGGATTTGCTCTCTCATACTTCAGTCACGACTCCCAAATTGTTTACGTTCAATTATAAGGGCTTTGGCAGGAGGTAGGCAGGTTTCTTTTAATAGATTGGATGGGTTAGTGAGAGAAGAAGTTCAAGATTTAACTGGCTTTGTTCGCTTGCAAGTGAATGATGGATCTTGTGCTTCAAATCTTCAG GTGGTATTCGACTCATCAATGGTTCCTCTTGGCCAAGTTACATCCAGAGGAAGTTGTATATTAGCAGAGGGAGTTCTGCAGACAGCAACTGAACCAGGAAAGCAAAAGCTGGAACTCAAATTAGAAAAGATTCTTCACGTTGGAGTTGTTGATCCAATGACTTATCCTTTCACAAAGACAAAAATGCCTTTGGATTTCCTGAGGAACTACTCGCATTTTCGGTCTCGTACAACAGTG GCAGCATCAGTTGCTCGAATTCGTAATGCAGCTGCATGTGCTACTCAGATATTCTTCCAGAATCATGGGTTCCTATATGTGCATACACCCATTATCACTACTTCAAATGCCCAAGGTGGCAGTGCAGTATTCCAGGTTACAACTCTCCTGAGCGAAGCGGAAAACATGGAGTTGAAGGCAGTAGGTGATTATGGTCAAGCTGAGGTGGAAGCTGCAAAGGCATCCCTTAAGGAAAAAAGTGATAGGATAGAGGAACTAAAAAGAAGTGACAGTAACAAAGAAACACTAGCAGTAGCAGTGCAGGATCTTCAAAAGACCCAACAACTGACATCCGAAATGGAAGCACGTCTAAGACTAGAATCGGTATTTGAATATAAGGATGGCAAGCTGAACTTCGCAAAAGATTTCTTTTCTCAGAAGGCATTTTTGACTTCATCTGCTCAGCTTCATCTTGAGAGCTATGCATGTGCTCTTGGTAATGTTTATACATGTGGTCCAACATTTCAAGCAGAAAAGGATCAAGCTGCAAAGTGCTTAGCTGAGACATGGATGGTGGAGGCTGAACTTGCCTTCACAGTATTGGAG GAAACAATGACCTGTGCAGAGGATTATTTAAAATTTCTGTGTCAGTGGATCCTTGATAATTGCCTTGATGACATTAAGCTACTATCAGGCAGAACTAAGAAACGCAACCTGGAGTTCCTTCGATTGGCAGCATCGAGCGTATATGAGAGAATTACTTACATAAATGCAATTGAGCTTCTGAAGAAAGGAAACTTTAAAATTGACTACGGAATGCAACTAGGCGATGAACatgaaag ATATTTGACAGATGAAACATTCAAAAAGCCAGTCATTTTGTACAATTACCCAAAAGAGCTAACTCAATTTCATACTCGAATTAATGATGATGGAAAGACAGCAGCTGCTTTTAACATTCTTCTGCCTAAG GGTCAAGTTTTGATTAAAGGAAGCCAAAGGGAGGAGCGCTTTGAAGCCATTAACGAAAG GTTCCAAGAGTTGGGGCTGCCAAAGGAGCCGTATGAGTGGTACCTGGACCTTCGCCGGCATGGAACTGTCAAACACTCTGGGTTCAGTCTTGGGTTCGACAAGATGGTGCAATTCGCGACCGGACTCGATGACGCCAGAGATGTCATTCCTTTCCCTAGATTTCAtggcaaaataaaaaactaa